From one Candidatus Kaelpia aquatica genomic stretch:
- the rsmA gene encoding 16S rRNA (adenine(1518)-N(6)/adenine(1519)-N(6))-dimethyltransferase RsmA: MYLKDILKQYNVKPNKRLGQNFLISEYHLNKIIDSMAIEDGGSILEIGSGSGNLTRVLAKDATSVIAIEKDVRLFDVLTDIFKESPNVSLINADFLAIDLKSYFNKYGLLRIVGNLPYYISTQIIEKIIENRKIIKDGYLMLQREYVERMIAVSGSKKYGRLSIFAQTFLNLKRLFKVPKSCFYPQPKVDSYFISFNIKDDCIIEDAALLSLVTSEFFQKRRKKITTIIKNSKILTGLNIASVMYNLGIDLNQRPEQLSVCKYIDIVKNMEG; encoded by the coding sequence ATGTATCTTAAAGATATTCTTAAACAATACAATGTTAAACCCAACAAGAGATTGGGTCAGAATTTTTTAATATCGGAATATCATTTAAATAAAATAATAGATTCTATGGCCATTGAAGATGGAGGTTCTATTTTGGAGATTGGCTCTGGGTCTGGAAACCTTACTCGGGTTTTGGCTAAAGATGCGACTTCTGTGATAGCGATTGAGAAAGATGTCAGACTGTTCGATGTTTTAACCGATATTTTTAAAGAGAGCCCTAACGTATCTTTAATTAATGCTGATTTCTTAGCTATAGATTTAAAAAGTTATTTTAATAAGTACGGTCTTCTGAGAATAGTCGGCAATCTTCCTTACTATATATCTACTCAGATAATAGAGAAGATAATAGAGAACAGGAAGATTATTAAAGATGGATATCTTATGCTTCAAAGAGAGTATGTTGAAAGAATGATTGCAGTGTCTGGGAGCAAGAAGTACGGGCGCCTCTCTATATTTGCTCAGACATTTTTAAATCTTAAAAGACTATTTAAGGTACCAAAAAGCTGCTTCTATCCTCAGCCTAAGGTTGACTCTTATTTCATCTCTTTTAATATTAAAGATGATTGCATTATAGAGGATGCAGCTCTCCTGTCGCTAGTAACCTCTGAATTTTTTCAAAAGAGGAGAAAGAAAATAACAACCATAATTAAAAATTCTAAAATTCTCACTGGACTTAATATTGCATCTGTAATGTATAATTTAGGAATAGATTTAAATCAAAGGCCTGAACAGTTATCGGTTTGTAAATATATAGATATTGTTAAAAACATGGAGGGATAA
- the leuC gene encoding 3-isopropylmalate dehydratase large subunit, which translates to MGMTLAEKILAKHSGKNKVSPGEYILAKVDLSFANDITAPLAIKEFKKTKKRLFSRKKIALIPDHFTPNKDIRSAQQAKILRDFAREERIEHYFEIGDVGIEHALLPERGLIKPGDLVIGADSHTCTHGALGAFATGVGSTDIAFSWVSGKCWLKVPQTIKFVYKGRLNKWVTGKDIILFTIGDIGVDGALYKAMEFTGPAIRRLSMDGRFTISNMAIEAGGKAGIIEPDDLTLEYLKGRIDNVEYSKLKNNIDYFKSDKDAVYSEIREYDLCSLEPVVSCPHLPSNVKRVSELKKIKIDQVVIGSCTNGRMEDLRLAAKVLKGKKVNSKVRLLIFPATQKIYLDALAEGLLEVFVKSGAVISPPTCGPCLGGHMGVLAEGEVAIATTNRNFIGRMGHVKSSVYLSNPAVAAASAITGEITNPSSL; encoded by the coding sequence ATGGGTATGACTTTAGCAGAAAAGATATTAGCTAAACATAGTGGCAAGAATAAGGTTAGTCCCGGTGAATATATTCTTGCTAAGGTTGATCTATCTTTTGCAAATGATATCACCGCTCCACTTGCAATAAAAGAGTTTAAAAAAACAAAAAAGAGATTATTCTCCAGAAAAAAGATTGCTTTAATACCGGACCATTTTACTCCCAATAAAGATATTAGATCTGCTCAACAGGCTAAGATTCTAAGAGATTTTGCTCGAGAAGAGCGAATCGAGCATTATTTTGAGATAGGAGATGTTGGTATTGAACACGCTTTGCTCCCAGAGCGTGGCCTTATAAAGCCAGGAGATTTAGTAATAGGGGCTGATTCCCATACCTGTACCCATGGAGCTCTGGGTGCGTTTGCAACAGGGGTAGGGAGCACCGATATAGCTTTTTCTTGGGTGAGTGGAAAATGCTGGCTGAAAGTACCTCAGACAATAAAATTTGTCTATAAAGGTAGATTAAATAAGTGGGTTACAGGTAAGGACATTATACTCTTTACAATAGGTGATATTGGAGTAGATGGGGCTTTATATAAGGCGATGGAATTTACAGGACCTGCAATAAGAAGGTTAAGCATGGATGGGCGCTTTACTATATCAAATATGGCTATTGAAGCAGGGGGTAAGGCTGGGATAATAGAACCTGATGATCTGACCTTAGAGTATCTAAAAGGCAGAATAGATAATGTGGAATATAGTAAGTTGAAAAACAATATAGATTATTTTAAGAGCGATAAAGATGCTGTCTATAGTGAAATAAGAGAGTATGATCTCTGCAGTTTAGAGCCTGTTGTCTCCTGCCCTCATTTACCTAGCAATGTTAAGAGGGTCTCTGAGTTAAAAAAAATCAAAATAGACCAAGTTGTTATAGGTTCTTGCACCAATGGAAGGATGGAAGATTTAAGGTTAGCGGCTAAGGTTCTCAAGGGTAAGAAGGTTAATTCTAAGGTTAGATTATTGATATTTCCTGCTACTCAGAAGATATATCTAGATGCTTTAGCTGAAGGTTTACTAGAGGTATTTGTAAAATCTGGAGCTGTGATATCACCTCCGACTTGCGGTCCTTGCCTTGGCGGACATATGGGAGTTTTGGCGGAGGGTGAGGTTGCAATTGCAACAACAAACAGAAATTTTATTGGCAGGATGGGGCATGTTAAATCAAGTGTATACCTATCTAATCCTGCGGTAGCGGCGGCTTCGGCTATTACCGGTGAGATAACCAATCCCAGCAGCTTGTGA
- a CDS encoding iron ABC transporter permease, whose product MKIKILIIVILLSIITIFSLKLGEVEVSWQEIFKVITADYDSGIESSIVRDIRLPRILIALIVGAGLAVSGGVFQSVLRNPLAEPYTLGISGGACFGVALASLFLGSKFSFLIPPAGWLGALAAVFIVYFLSLRRNFTTISLILSGIVINFLFSSLVLVLFAFIKPNRVQSMILWLMGDLSSSNFNLVKIGYFVILPAIVIIVLLSRKLDILSLGDEKAHSLGLNVKKQKQCFYILASLITGTAIVLSGVVGFIGLLIPHLMRRFFGTLNRGVLIASALSGAAFLLLADTFARVIISPLELPVGVVTGLVGGVFFLVILILGKEFKVG is encoded by the coding sequence ATGAAGATTAAGATTTTAATAATTGTAATTCTGCTTTCAATTATAACTATATTCTCTTTAAAATTAGGTGAAGTTGAAGTCTCTTGGCAGGAAATATTTAAAGTTATAACTGCTGATTATGACTCGGGAATAGAGAGCTCTATTGTAAGAGATATTCGCTTGCCTAGGATTCTAATCGCGCTTATAGTTGGAGCTGGTCTTGCAGTAAGCGGTGGAGTGTTTCAGTCTGTTTTAAGAAATCCTTTAGCAGAACCTTATACTCTTGGTATCTCAGGCGGTGCTTGTTTTGGCGTTGCTTTGGCAAGTTTATTTCTTGGTTCTAAATTTTCTTTTTTGATACCTCCTGCCGGCTGGCTAGGGGCATTAGCCGCTGTTTTTATTGTCTATTTTCTTTCGCTAAGGCGTAATTTTACAACTATAAGTCTTATCTTGTCGGGTATTGTGATTAATTTTTTATTCTCATCTTTAGTGCTTGTCTTGTTTGCATTTATTAAGCCTAACAGGGTTCAGTCTATGATACTCTGGTTAATGGGGGATCTCTCATCTTCTAATTTTAATTTAGTAAAAATAGGATATTTTGTTATCTTGCCAGCGATAGTGATTATTGTTCTTCTCTCCCGCAAGCTTGATATTTTAAGTTTAGGTGATGAGAAGGCACATTCTTTAGGACTCAATGTTAAAAAACAGAAGCAATGCTTTTATATTTTGGCTTCTCTTATTACCGGTACGGCTATAGTGTTATCAGGAGTAGTTGGTTTCATAGGTCTTCTTATTCCGCATTTGATGAGAAGATTCTTTGGAACTTTAAACAGGGGGGTTTTAATAGCTTCTGCTTTATCTGGGGCAGCTTTCCTGCTTTTGGCTGATACATTTGCCCGGGTTATAATATCACCTCTGGAGCTGCCTGTAGGTGTTGTAACTGGACTTGTTGGGGG
- a CDS encoding TonB-dependent receptor, with amino-acid sequence MKKILMVLGLVCFLFSVTLRDGIAEIVDLDSIVITSHSSLKSVSKYNIPYKVYVFNESDIEKSGASTVLDFLKKVGGVSVSDWYGTGVKANVDLMGFGETASSNLLLLINGRRVNDVDMSGIDWTQVDIDNVEKIEVLKGGGVVLYGDNAAGGVINIVTKKPNTDQFTGSVGTKVGSFSLDEESFEVGRASDKFSFYLTSSHSGTEGYRKNSHYYSDNISTYLEYKLLEDTTATLDIGYHNYRYGLPGALYDTDIGNGYSRRDTKYPDDHASMEDSYYNLGLEHSFDDTAKVVLTANFRNKNGRDNWHSSNQYIDRSIQSKGLRAEFFKSLDIFNLPNDLIVGIDLYHADFSADLDYPSWIDDWTDIDRDTRAIFMQNELSISSKAKIVFGARRQKEKLTFDYTPRTGTVVDDKVEFSEEAYEFGLNYRWKEKTNTFLHFARGFRVPKTDEYFSVWASPPVNQDLLTQRSKSLTAGINSQLNEKANFDFNIFYMQIDNELYWDPIVSSNTTYEGTKRLGFDSGFNFNPFENLLVNCFYTYVDAQYRKGDYKGKKFSMVPEHSFKADLSYLFSNGLTLYLDLLYRGSVYQINDPNNIYKKGDSYWVTNMKIDYKYKDNWSLYLGINNLFDEEYSEYVAYSAMYNKNGIYPSPGRNYYTGIKYSF; translated from the coding sequence ATGAAGAAAATATTAATGGTTTTGGGTTTAGTCTGTTTTTTATTTTCAGTTACTTTAAGAGATGGGATTGCAGAAATCGTTGATTTGGATTCTATAGTTATAACTTCTCATTCTAGTTTGAAGAGTGTATCAAAGTACAATATACCTTATAAGGTATATGTTTTTAATGAGAGTGACATAGAAAAGTCAGGGGCTAGCACTGTGCTTGATTTTCTTAAAAAGGTTGGCGGGGTCAGTGTTAGTGATTGGTATGGTACTGGCGTTAAAGCCAATGTTGATTTAATGGGTTTTGGTGAGACTGCTAGCTCTAATCTACTGCTTCTTATTAATGGTAGGCGTGTGAATGATGTAGATATGAGCGGAATAGATTGGACGCAAGTTGATATTGATAATGTTGAAAAAATAGAAGTGTTGAAAGGCGGAGGTGTTGTTCTATATGGTGATAATGCAGCAGGCGGAGTTATTAATATAGTTACGAAAAAGCCTAACACCGATCAGTTTACTGGCTCAGTGGGAACAAAAGTAGGTAGTTTTTCCTTAGATGAAGAAAGTTTTGAGGTAGGGCGAGCATCTGATAAATTTTCGTTTTATTTAACTTCAAGCCATTCAGGTACAGAGGGGTATCGTAAGAACAGTCACTATTATTCTGACAATATTAGTACATATTTAGAGTATAAGCTTTTAGAGGATACTACAGCTACTCTTGATATAGGCTACCATAATTATAGATACGGGTTACCCGGAGCATTGTACGATACTGACATAGGAAATGGTTATTCAAGAAGGGATACAAAATATCCTGATGATCACGCATCAATGGAAGACTCCTATTACAACTTAGGCCTGGAGCATAGTTTTGATGATACCGCCAAAGTGGTATTAACGGCAAATTTTCGGAATAAAAACGGAAGAGATAATTGGCATAGTTCAAATCAGTATATAGATAGAAGTATTCAGAGTAAAGGATTGCGAGCAGAATTTTTTAAAAGCCTCGATATTTTTAATCTGCCAAATGACTTAATTGTGGGTATAGATTTATATCATGCTGATTTTTCTGCTGACTTAGATTATCCTTCGTGGATAGATGATTGGACAGATATTGATAGAGATACTAGGGCTATTTTTATGCAGAATGAATTGAGTATCTCTAGTAAGGCAAAAATTGTTTTTGGTGCCAGACGTCAAAAAGAGAAGCTTACATTTGATTACACACCTAGGACAGGTACAGTTGTAGATGATAAGGTTGAGTTTAGCGAAGAGGCTTATGAGTTTGGCTTAAACTATCGCTGGAAAGAAAAAACAAACACTTTCCTGCATTTTGCTCGTGGTTTTAGAGTTCCTAAGACCGATGAATATTTCAGTGTTTGGGCTTCGCCCCCTGTTAATCAAGATCTTTTAACTCAGCGCTCTAAGAGTTTAACAGCTGGAATTAATTCGCAGCTAAATGAAAAAGCAAATTTTGATTTTAATATATTTTATATGCAGATAGATAATGAACTTTACTGGGATCCAATTGTAAGTTCTAATACCACCTACGAAGGGACAAAAAGACTTGGTTTTGATTCAGGTTTTAATTTCAATCCTTTTGAGAATCTACTAGTAAATTGTTTCTATACTTATGTAGATGCTCAGTATAGAAAAGGAGATTATAAGGGCAAGAAGTTTTCTATGGTTCCAGAACATAGCTTTAAGGCCGATCTTAGTTATCTTTTCTCTAATGGTTTGACTCTTTATTTAGATCTATTATATAGAGGCAGTGTTTATCAGATAAATGATCCTAATAATATTTATAAAAAGGGAGATTCTTACTGGGTTACAAATATGAAAATAGATTATAAATATAAAGATAACTGGAGTTTGTATTTAGGAATAAATAATCTATTTGACGAGGAGTATTCAGAATATGTGGCCTATAGTGCGATGTATAACAAGAATGGCATCTATCCATCTCCTGGAAGAAACTATTATACTGGGATTAAATATTCATTTTAA
- a CDS encoding N-acetyltransferase produces MEIDKARIENGVDIYNLINEAAKEHEVLPRALGYIYENIRDFWVVSDKDKIVGCVALHFIWEDLAEIKSLVLDNSFKGKNIGTSLIAEALKEAQSYNIKRVFVLTFIPEYFKKSGFRRVDKSELPHKIWAECINCPKFPNCNEEAMIKEL; encoded by the coding sequence ATGGAGATAGATAAGGCAAGAATAGAAAACGGAGTTGATATATATAATCTCATTAATGAGGCGGCTAAAGAGCATGAGGTTCTACCGCGTGCCCTAGGATATATATATGAGAATATACGGGATTTTTGGGTAGTTAGCGATAAGGACAAAATTGTAGGTTGTGTGGCTCTGCATTTTATATGGGAGGATTTAGCTGAGATAAAGTCTTTAGTTTTAGATAATAGTTTTAAGGGAAAGAACATCGGGACTTCTTTAATCGCAGAGGCTTTAAAAGAGGCTCAAAGCTATAATATAAAAAGAGTGTTTGTACTTACTTTTATTCCCGAATATTTTAAAAAGTCTGGTTTTAGAAGGGTTGATAAATCAGAGCTGCCTCACAAGATCTGGGCGGAGTGTATAAATTGTCCGAAATTTCCTAATTGTAATGAAGAAGCAATGATAAAGGAGTTGTAA
- the lgt gene encoding prolipoprotein diacylglyceryl transferase, which produces MHPVIIQFGSLAIRSYGVMLVIAFLAAFYLAKYDSKRIGLNKKNMDSIANYLLLGGLLGARVYYGLFYDPYYYFTKPWALLFIWQGGLAVHGAIIGGILSLYIFSKRNSAEFLKLADFLIPLLLLGQAIGRIGCFLNGCCYGLPTEKPWGIIFTKDSSAYYQYGFQALHPTQLYEFILSLIGFVFLWVIRKDSPFRGFIFSLYLIYYGLIRFYISLFRADSLYLWGSNIKIAYLVSLGLVLFGVVVLTRGILKAKKN; this is translated from the coding sequence ATGCATCCTGTTATAATACAATTTGGAAGTTTAGCAATTAGAAGTTATGGAGTTATGCTGGTCATAGCTTTTTTGGCAGCGTTCTATTTAGCAAAGTATGATTCAAAAAGAATTGGTTTAAATAAGAAGAATATGGATTCAATTGCAAATTATCTGCTGCTTGGAGGTTTGCTTGGTGCTAGGGTCTATTACGGTCTTTTCTATGACCCTTATTATTACTTTACAAAGCCATGGGCTCTGCTTTTTATATGGCAGGGTGGCCTTGCTGTGCATGGCGCCATAATAGGCGGAATTTTATCGCTGTATATTTTTTCAAAGAGAAATAGTGCTGAGTTTCTAAAGTTAGCAGATTTTCTTATACCTCTCTTGTTGCTTGGTCAAGCTATTGGCAGAATAGGTTGTTTTTTAAACGGCTGCTGTTATGGTTTACCCACAGAAAAACCATGGGGTATAATATTTACCAAGGACAGCTCTGCCTATTACCAATATGGTTTTCAGGCTCTCCATCCGACCCAACTTTATGAATTTATATTGTCTCTCATAGGTTTTGTTTTCTTGTGGGTTATAAGGAAAGATTCACCTTTTCGTGGTTTTATCTTCTCGTTGTACCTTATATATTACGGTCTGATAAGATTCTATATATCTTTATTTAGGGCTGATTCGCTCTATCTTTGGGGTAGCAATATAAAAATTGCTTATCTTGTGAGCTTGGGTTTAGTGTTATTTGGGGTAGTAGTATTAACTAGAGGTATTTTAAAAGCTAAAAAAAATTAG
- a CDS encoding helical backbone metal receptor: MLIRILIILILGVFLSNAHALRIVSLSPYLTEAILLLDGEDSLVGITTISKELFGIDKEVIGDTLNINIEKIVSLKPDIILATPMNKIERVERIKKLGFRVEYFEIEKSFEDCCSNFMRLAEMMNKAEKARIIIDESKNKLEDLVCKLRSESMKNIFIEVGRKPLITAGRDCYLNDLIKHAGAYNVASGIRGGFFRIAREKVLELDPEYILILSEDHLASSRVWRKYNFLTAVKYENLIKVDDGIFSRPNPVNFVQAVYLLSSKINSEILNED; the protein is encoded by the coding sequence ATGTTAATTCGTATATTAATAATTTTAATACTAGGGGTTTTTCTATCTAATGCTCATGCGTTAAGAATAGTCTCATTAAGCCCTTATCTTACCGAAGCTATTCTACTTCTTGATGGCGAGGACTCTCTAGTTGGTATTACAACGATATCTAAAGAGCTGTTTGGTATTGATAAAGAAGTAATAGGAGATACTTTAAATATTAATATAGAGAAAATTGTTTCGCTTAAACCCGATATTATTTTGGCAACTCCTATGAATAAGATTGAGAGGGTAGAGAGAATTAAGAAGCTAGGTTTTAGAGTTGAGTATTTTGAGATTGAAAAAAGTTTTGAAGATTGTTGTAGTAATTTTATGAGGCTTGCAGAGATGATGAACAAAGCTGAAAAAGCAAGAATTATAATAGATGAATCAAAAAATAAATTAGAGGATCTAGTCTGTAAGTTAAGATCAGAGAGCATGAAGAATATTTTTATAGAAGTTGGCCGTAAGCCTCTTATTACCGCAGGCAGAGATTGTTATCTAAATGATTTAATAAAACATGCCGGAGCTTATAATGTAGCTAGTGGCATAAGGGGCGGTTTTTTTAGGATAGCGAGAGAGAAGGTGTTGGAACTAGACCCTGAATATATCCTGATTCTTTCTGAGGATCATTTGGCGAGCTCTAGAGTATGGAGAAAGTATAATTTTTTAACCGCTGTTAAGTATGAAAATCTAATTAAAGTTGATGATGGTATTTTTTCAAGACCTAATCCTGTAAACTTTGTTCAAGCTGTTTATTTGTTGAGTTCTAAGATAAATTCAGAAATATTAAATGAAGATTAA